The following coding sequences lie in one Melopsittacus undulatus isolate bMelUnd1 chromosome 9, bMelUnd1.mat.Z, whole genome shotgun sequence genomic window:
- the RAB11A gene encoding ras-related protein Rab-11A isoform X2, whose product MGFRQVVLIGDSGVGKSNLLSRFTRNEFNLESKSTIGVEFATRSIQVDGKTIKAQIWDTAGQERYRAITSAYYRGAVGALLVYDIAKHLTYENVERWLKELRDHADSNIVIMLVGNKSDLRHLRAVPTDEARAFAEKNGLSFIETSALDSTNVEAAFQTILTEIYRIVSQKQMSDRRENDMSPSNNVVPIHVPPTTENKPKMQCCQNI is encoded by the exons ATGGGATTCAGACAAg TTGTACTTATTGGAGACTCTGGAGTAGGCAAGAGTAACCTTCTGTCTCGGTTCACTCGCAATGAGTTTAACTTGGAAAGCAAAAGCACCATTGGAGTAGAGTTTGCAACAAGAAGCATTCAAGTTGATGGGAAGACAATAAAGGCTCAGATATGGGACACAGCAGGACAGGAGCGATACCGAGCGATCACATCAGC GTACTATCGCGGAGCTGTAGGGGCATTACTGGTGTATGACATCGCCAAGCACCTCACCTATGAGAATGTAGAGCGATGGTTGAAAGAGCTGAGGGACCATGCTGACAGCAATATTGTAATCATGCTTGTGGGAAACAAGAGTGACCTGCGCCACCTGAGAGCAGTGCCTACAGACGAGGCCAGAGCTTTTGCAG AGAAGAATGGTTTGTCATTTATTGAGACGTCTGCTTTAGACTCTACAAATGTGGAAGCAGCTTTCCAGACTATTCTGACAG AGATCTATCGTATCGTGTCCCAGAAGCAAATGTCGGACAGACGCGAGAACGACATGTCTCCAAGCAACAACGTGGTTCCCATTCACGTCCCTCCAACCACcgaaaacaaaccaaagatgCAGTGCTGTCAGAATATATAG
- the RAB11A gene encoding ras-related protein Rab-11A isoform X1, whose amino-acid sequence MGTRDDEYDYLFKVVLIGDSGVGKSNLLSRFTRNEFNLESKSTIGVEFATRSIQVDGKTIKAQIWDTAGQERYRAITSAYYRGAVGALLVYDIAKHLTYENVERWLKELRDHADSNIVIMLVGNKSDLRHLRAVPTDEARAFAEKNGLSFIETSALDSTNVEAAFQTILTEIYRIVSQKQMSDRRENDMSPSNNVVPIHVPPTTENKPKMQCCQNI is encoded by the exons TTGTACTTATTGGAGACTCTGGAGTAGGCAAGAGTAACCTTCTGTCTCGGTTCACTCGCAATGAGTTTAACTTGGAAAGCAAAAGCACCATTGGAGTAGAGTTTGCAACAAGAAGCATTCAAGTTGATGGGAAGACAATAAAGGCTCAGATATGGGACACAGCAGGACAGGAGCGATACCGAGCGATCACATCAGC GTACTATCGCGGAGCTGTAGGGGCATTACTGGTGTATGACATCGCCAAGCACCTCACCTATGAGAATGTAGAGCGATGGTTGAAAGAGCTGAGGGACCATGCTGACAGCAATATTGTAATCATGCTTGTGGGAAACAAGAGTGACCTGCGCCACCTGAGAGCAGTGCCTACAGACGAGGCCAGAGCTTTTGCAG AGAAGAATGGTTTGTCATTTATTGAGACGTCTGCTTTAGACTCTACAAATGTGGAAGCAGCTTTCCAGACTATTCTGACAG AGATCTATCGTATCGTGTCCCAGAAGCAAATGTCGGACAGACGCGAGAACGACATGTCTCCAAGCAACAACGTGGTTCCCATTCACGTCCCTCCAACCACcgaaaacaaaccaaagatgCAGTGCTGTCAGAATATATAG